The following are encoded together in the Onychostoma macrolepis isolate SWU-2019 chromosome 03, ASM1243209v1, whole genome shotgun sequence genome:
- the tnnt1 gene encoding troponin T, slow skeletal muscle encodes MVPQLAPPKIPEGDRVDFDDIHRKRMEKDFLELQTLIDVHFEQRKKEEEELIGLKERIERRRAERAEQQRVRAEKERDRQTRIAEERQRKEDEEAKKRAEDEAKKKKVLSNMGANFGGFLAKAEQKRGKRLTGREIKRKTLSERRSPLGIENMREDGLRQRAQEMWNWIYQLESEKFDLLDHMKRQKYEIVVLLNRISHAQKFKKGHGKGKVGGRWK; translated from the exons ATGGTTCCACAGCTTGCCCCTCCAAAGATTCCAGAGGGTGACCGGGTTGACTTCGAT GATATTCACAGAAAAAGGATGGAGAAGGACTTTCTGGAGTTGCAGACTTTAATTGATGTCCACTTTGAGCAGAGGAAGAAAGAGGAGGAAGAACTGATCGGTCTCAAGGAGAGAATT GAGCGGCGGCGGGCAGAAAGAGCAGAGCAGCAGCGTGTTCgagcagaaaaagaaagagaccGACAGACGAGGATTGCG GAAGAGCGTCAGAGGAAAGAGGATGAGGAGGCTAAGAAGAGAGCAGAAGACGAGGCCAAGAAGAAGAAGGTTTTGTCCAATATGGGGGCAAACTTTGGTGGCTTCTTAGCCAAG GCAGAGCAGAAACGGGGGAAGCGTCTTACTGGACGAGAGATCAAGAGAAAAACTCTTTCAGAGAGGCGCTCTCCTCTTGGAATTGAAAATATGCGAGAAGATGGTTTGAG GCAACGAGCTCAGGAGATGTGGAACTGGATTTACCAGCTGGAGTCAGAGAAGTTTGACCTCTTGGATCATATGAAGAGACAGAAATATGAG ATTGTTGTTCTGCTGAACAGGATTTCTCACGCTCAAAAGTT